A segment of the bacterium genome:
CACCCTCGATGATTTGCGGAGAAATCATGATCATTAATTCGCTTTCCTTGTTGCTGAAACTGGTGCTGCTGAACAAACGGCCGAGCACCGGCAGGCTGCCCAGCAGGGGGATTCTCGACACCGCTCTGACCTGTTCCTGCGAATACAATCCGCCGAGAATAAGATAATGATCCTCTTCCAGATCCACATGGGTTTCGGTCTTGCGCGTGGACAGGGCGGGGATGCGAAAGCCGGAGAGGGTGATGCCGTTTTCAAAATCAAGACTGCTCACCTCGGTGGCCACTTTGAGATTGACCAGATTAGAATCGAGGACCATGGGAGTGAATTTGAGTTTAATGCCGAACTCTTTAAACTGAATGGTCACTGTCTGCATGCCGGCTGCGCCGGAAACAATCGGGATGGGGAATTCACCGCCTGCGAGAAAACTGGCCTCAGAACCCTCACGGGCGCTGAGATTGGGTTTGGCCAGCGTGGTGAGCAGGTTTTTTTCCTCCAGTGCTTTGATCATGGCGGTCAAGTTTTGCGTCGGCACAGCGATAAAAAAATCCACTATTTCGCTCAATCCGAGCGGGTCGTTGGGACCGACTACATTGCCGGCAAAACCGCCGACGTCTACGCGCTCGCTGCCGATCTTGCGATCCTTGACGAGAAAATCCAGTCCCAGCTCGCGGATGGCGATGCGGTTGATTTCGACAAAGCGCACCTGCAGCATCACCTGATGCAGGGCTACAGACCGGCGCACCAGAATGCGCTGCTGACGGTAATTGCCCTGGTCATCCCACACGATCAGCGTGGTGGAACCCTCTGCCTTGCCGATGAGCACAAGTTGAGAGGCAGAGATCACGCTGGCGTCCGCGACCTCGGGATCGGCGATGGAAACCTTGCTGATAGCCTGGCTGAAACGCAACACCTGCGAATGCCCGGGTTCAATCGTGGTGAATTCGATTTTTTGAGCGCCGACAAAAGCAATCCAGCTCAGCAGCAAAATGCGAGTGGCGAACTCCCATCGCAGCCGACGAACAAACGGTGAACGTGCAATCAACCTCATCGTGCGAATCTCCTTTTCCAAGCATCCTTCACGGCTTTTGCGGCTTGCCCTCTTTTGCGGTTCCTTCATCCAGAATCACTTCGGAACGAACGTTGCTGCGATAGACTTCGATCACCTGTTTGGGTGGTTCCTGAACCGGTTGCGGCTGAACAGCCGGCGGCGGTGGAGCCTCTGTGCGCAAGACGCGCGGCGGCGGCTTCACGGGTTGATTTTTATTGATCAGTTCTTTCAGGCGCACGCCGGAGGGGGCGGCTTCAGCCTGATCAACCGTATTTCGCAGCACCAGCTGCAGTTTGCCCTCGTAACTTCCCAGGGCCAGCTTTTCCGCCTGCTCCGGGGTCACCAGCAGTGTGACCGATTTGACGGTGATCGGTTCGTTGTTTTTAGTGTCCACGGTTTGGTCCACGGCCAGAACCTCGATGTTTTCCAAAATGGTAGTGGTGGTGGATTCTTCCTTGTCCCCGGTTGAGGAAACCGTGGCCAGCACATCGACGCGGGCATGGGGCAGGATGAATCCGCTGACGCCGCTGACCACATTGACCGCCACAGTCATGGCGCGCATGCCGGCGGGTATGGCGGCGGCAAAGCCGCTGCTGGATCCCTGCGCGGCCAAGCGCGATTCAAGAACCACTTCGCCGGCAAAGATCTCGGATTTGGTGACCCGGCCCACGAGGTCTGCGGCCTGGGTAAAACTGCCGGCAGGCGTTAATTCAGGCGGATATTCTTTCACCTGCAGCACGCTCTCATCCAGTCGCGTGCCAACCGGAAGATTGACTTTGGCGATCAGCACGGTGCGCACCATTTTTTTGCTTTGCTGCAGAGCGGTCTTTTGATTCTGCAGATAGGAATAGGTGCCCAGAGTTGCCAGCAGGGCGGCCAAGACAGCGAGAGGGATCAGGTACTTGAGCTTGAGCAGAAACATCACAGGGTCTCCGTGTTAGCCTTCCCAGTGCATCGTCGTACTGCGTGTAAGGTTAAAAGGGCCGATCAGGCCGGGTATGACCGCATTGGTCAGCGGAGCATAGGTGCCGCTTACCGTCACGGTGACATCATGGCTTCCGCCGGGACCGGAAATGGTGATAGAAATGCCGGTCAGGCCGCTGCCTGCCAGTAAATTCAACGCGCTGCTTCTGACGCGCGCCCCGTCCGGCGAGGTGACCGCTGCAATGCGGGCGCCTTCCCGGGCGGCGCTGGTCAGAACGTTCATGGTCTCCCATAGCCGACCAAACTCGATGATGCCGAAGAGCAGCAGAATAAAGATGGGAATCACCAGGGCAAATTCGACCAGGGACTGGCCTTTTTGCGATTGATAGAATCTTTTCATCACAGCATCCCCAGAAAAATGGTAACACAGGTTCCCACAGCGATGGCAACGCCATAGGGTAGTTCCAACCGCCGAAGAGAGCCAGGGATCTTTGTGCCGCCTCGCCGCTGATAAAGGTGCATGCCGATTTTCACCAGCCCCAACAGGCCGCCGGCAAGGACAATGCAGAACAGCGCAAGGCACACGGCAGGCCAGGCGAACAGGGCGCCGACGCCGGCCATCAGTTTGACGTCGCCGGCGCCCATGCCACCTAACCAGTAAACCAGGGCGAATGGGATCGCTCCCACCGCTGCTCCGAGAACAGAGGCGGACAGGCCTGCAGTTCCATCAGCAGCTGAATGCAGACCGATGCCGGCGATGAACGCCGCCAGGGTCAGCCAGTTGGGAATGCGACGCTGACGCAAATCCCAGCACGCAGCTGCAAGCGCAGAAATAAAAAGCAGCGTGATCTGCAGTCTCATCAGAAATCGCCTCATGTCATTTGCTGGAATTGCGAAGGAACCGCAAGGATTAATGCATAGAAAATGCGCCGGTAATTTCCCCTCTGATGAGCGTCGCTTCGAGCAGATAGCGAACATTCATCTTGTTACATCCCAAAGCCATATAAATTACTCGTGCAATGCATTGATTTCCGATTCCCGAAAATCGAGCGATGAAGACATACTGACCAATAGGGTTATTCTACCCCCAGTGCGGCCGCAATCCGATCCAAAACAGCGCCGATATTACCACCTAAAGCTGTAACAGCCGCAATAACTGCCACAGCGATCAACACCAGAATCAAAGCATACTCTGCCAGGGTCTGTCCCTCTTCTTTTGAAAAGAGACCGCGGAGGAAATTGATGACTGCTTGCATGTTCTACTCCTTTGTTTTGGTTGAAAGTGAATTAGATGATACCGCCTGGTGAAGCGAGAACGCCTTTACATCCCCCCTTTCAGAAAAACGTTGAGATGACCGAAAGAACAGTTACCGCATTTTTAAAAACGGCAAACGCCATAAAAATTGTACGATTCGATCACGGCCAGCTGCCAACGATCCGATTGTACAGTGCGAGGACCTGGCCGCCGAACAATGTCAAAGCCGCAATAACAGCCAGGGCGATCAGCAGCAGGATGACGGCATACTCCATCAGCGTCTGACCATCATCCTTCAGCAGCCAGAGAGAAAAAAAACGGCCAAGCCTTTGCATCACTTTATGCAAATGAAATGACAGAAAGAGCACCGCACGCCTCCCTCGGTTTTGCTCTATTCCCTCTTGATACTTCCGACAGTTTGGCAATGCCGGAGATCGGATCATGCACACGGTTGTAAACTAATTTCCAATTTTGAAAAACGAACAAAAAGAGCGGTGAAAATAACCCCGGGATGAGTTCCAGCAAATCCGTCGAATGGACATTGCCCGTCGTCGTTGCCTGACTTCTACCGCACCGACCGCGTTATCAATCACACCATCAAGCCACATTGACAGATGGGCAATCTCTTTCGATCACACGACTCAACAAAAACAGGACAAGCTAACACGGCCTGTACAGAACAACATTGCATGACTATTGTACTGCAGATAAAGCGCTTTCCACGTTCCTCCTGCGCCAGGATGACACGTTTATTGTTCGTACCGTTTTAAATGCATCACAGTGTCATTTTACGTTAAACAAAAAAAACGAACAAGTCAAGTAATTTTTTACCTAATTTAATTATTTAATAATCATCTATTTAGAAGATATTTTTCACCCTCTCCCGATGCTGGCGTGCCAAAGCGGTATAGAATAAAAAACAAACTTTTAACGCATGCTTCTCACATGACGACGCTACTATCCAGGTAAGTTCGATTTCATCTCAGGCTGATTCGAATCCGGCAGCTGCTCTTCAGCTGGCCGGACTCGAATCTTTGAAAAGTCTATTTATTGCAGTAGTAGCATTTTCATGTCCTTGATGTACCTTCGCGCGCTGCTGACCACCTCCAACCGACAAAGATAAACGCCTGAGGTGACCTGACGACCGGCATAATCCCGGGCATCCCACCTGATCTGGTAATGGCCGCTGCTCTGCGTTCCGTTGACCAGCGTCGCGATCTCCTGTCCAAGGGTGTTAAAAATCCTAATAACCACAGTGGCAGGCTCAGGTACCTGATAAGAGATGCAGGTCTCGGGATTAAAGGGATTGGGATAATTCTGCTGCAGGTTAAAGCTCATGCGGCTTGGATCACCGGCAGTGGCCACATCCGTGGTCAGGATAAAATGCGCGACCATGGTGGTGTCGTCAAAAAGAGTAAAGGTTTTTACCGCTGTTGCATCCTTCGCCTCGCCATTCCAGCTGCTGAAACGATAGTTCGTGCCGGCCACGGCGCTCAAAGTGAGTTGGGATCCGAAATTATAATCAGCCTGATCTGGACTCTGGTTGACTTGTCCGCCGCTGACCGGATCCGCCGAGACGGCAAGCGTAATCCCTTTGACCACTACGGTATGGCCATCGCTCCAGTTCGAAATAATTTCCGGATGGGTTCGACATCGAGCCCGAGCGCGAACGATGATGCCGTCCGAATAGATGCTTGAAGCTTTGTAAATATGCGACCGTTTGCCGTCCCCCCAGGCAAAATCGTTATACGCGGTCATCAAGGTATCGCCGGAGGCGGCATCCAACTCTTGCAGCATCAAAGCGCTGGCGGCTTTTCCCTTGTACTCCTGGCCCGCTTTTCCGGCAAAGTCGATCCGCAATTCAACCTCGCCGTCCTCGCCCGGCAGCAGGTTGGTGAAACGGGCGATATAGCCGGTGTTGGTATTGTCTGCAGGAAGCCGGGTTGAAGCATCATTCGCGCCGGAGAAAAGCGGGTGGCCGGCATCATCTATTCCGTTCGAGCTCTCGTTGGTAAATCCCGCAGCCCCGAACAGCGACACCGATGACGCGTGATCCCAGCCGCCGGCGCCCATGTTGGAAAAGAACACCAGATGGTACTTTTTGTTCTGCGCCAAACCGCGCAGAGAGATGATCAGCGGGCTGTCCGGCGCATTTTCATAGGAGATGGTTCCGAGGCAACTGATGATGCCGTTGAAAAATTTATACGCATCCGTACCGGCTTTCGGCTCTGCACCCAACTGGGCGGTATCCTTGAAATACCCGCCGGTCACCTCGAGGGTGATGTCCGTCAGATCGCCGGTCTGATAATCCATCAGACGGCCCCAACCAGGCAATCCGGATTGGCCGTTCGGCGAGGTGATTTTAGTGATGTTGCCCGTTCGTTGATCGGTGCAGGTTCCCCATTCAGAAAAATTAGCATCCCCCCAATCGAACTCGTATTCGATTTCATGGCCAAGGTTGCTAGCCGCACTGTCGACGGAAAATGTCAACAATTGTCCTCTGAAAGCAAACGAAGGACCGGTCGGAATGCATGGCACGCTGACGACCTCCTCGATTTCTGCGAAATAGGCGGTCAGTGTCCGGTTGCCGTCCAATGTGACCGTGGTCGAAGCGCTGTCCGCCTGGGCCGCCGCTCGGGACCACTTGACAAAACGGTATCCGGCTGCTGGAACAGCAACGATGGGAACCACGCTGTTGGCGGCAAAATGATGAACGCCGACGCTGGGCGTGGTCGTTCCGCTTCCCT
Coding sequences within it:
- a CDS encoding prepilin peptidase, which codes for MRLQITLLFISALAAACWDLRQRRIPNWLTLAAFIAGIGLHSAADGTAGLSASVLGAAVGAIPFALVYWLGGMGAGDVKLMAGVGALFAWPAVCLALFCIVLAGGLLGLVKIGMHLYQRRGGTKIPGSLRRLELPYGVAIAVGTCVTIFLGML
- a CDS encoding Flp family type IVb pilin — its product is MQAVINFLRGLFSKEEGQTLAEYALILVLIAVAVIAAVTALGGNIGAVLDRIAAALGVE
- a CDS encoding pilus assembly protein — its product is MKRFYQSQKGQSLVEFALVIPIFILLLFGIIEFGRLWETMNVLTSAAREGARIAAVTSPDGARVRSSALNLLAGSGLTGISITISGPGGSHDVTVTVSGTYAPLTNAVIPGLIGPFNLTRSTTMHWEG
- a CDS encoding Flp family type IVb pilin gives rise to the protein MQRLGRFFSLWLLKDDGQTLMEYAVILLLIALAVIAALTLFGGQVLALYNRIVGSWP
- a CDS encoding T9SS type A sorting domain-containing protein; this translates as HGAVTLSPSGGVYAAGTTVMLTPNPGPGYAFSSWTGADAADVVNTGGVYTIVMNGNKAVTANFTQITYTLAVGNDGHGTVTLSPSGSTFAAGATVTLTPNPSSGYSFSHWTGANAADVVNNGGVFTIFMNSNKAVTANFVQITYALMAGNDGHGTVTLNPVGGIYPIGTTVTLTPAPSSGYTFSFWSGADSAAVINTGGVYTIVMNANKTIQANFSQIQYMLTMEVSPQGSGTTTPSVGVHHFAANSVVPIVAVPAAGYRFVKWSRAAAQADSASTTVTLDGNRTLTAYFAEIEEVVSVPCIPTGPSFAFRGQLLTFSVDSAASNLGHEIEYEFDWGDANFSEWGTCTDQRTGNITKITSPNGQSGLPGWGRLMDYQTGDLTDITLEVTGGYFKDTAQLGAEPKAGTDAYKFFNGIISCLGTISYENAPDSPLIISLRGLAQNKKYHLVFFSNMGAGGWDHASSVSLFGAAGFTNESSNGIDDAGHPLFSGANDASTRLPADNTNTGYIARFTNLLPGEDGEVELRIDFAGKAGQEYKGKAASALMLQELDAASGDTLMTAYNDFAWGDGKRSHIYKASSIYSDGIIVRARARCRTHPEIISNWSDGHTVVVKGITLAVSADPVSGGQVNQSPDQADYNFGSQLTLSAVAGTNYRFSSWNGEAKDATAVKTFTLFDDTTMVAHFILTTDVATAGDPSRMSFNLQQNYPNPFNPETCISYQVPEPATVVIRIFNTLGQEIATLVNGTQSSGHYQIRWDARDYAGRQVTSGVYLCRLEVVSSARRYIKDMKMLLLQ
- the cpaB gene encoding Flp pilus assembly protein CpaB, which produces MMFLLKLKYLIPLAVLAALLATLGTYSYLQNQKTALQQSKKMVRTVLIAKVNLPVGTRLDESVLQVKEYPPELTPAGSFTQAADLVGRVTKSEIFAGEVVLESRLAAQGSSSGFAAAIPAGMRAMTVAVNVVSGVSGFILPHARVDVLATVSSTGDKEESTTTTILENIEVLAVDQTVDTKNNEPITVKSVTLLVTPEQAEKLALGSYEGKLQLVLRNTVDQAEAAPSGVRLKELINKNQPVKPPPRVLRTEAPPPPAVQPQPVQEPPKQVIEVYRSNVRSEVILDEGTAKEGKPQKP